The following coding sequences are from one Halorubrum sp. BOL3-1 window:
- a CDS encoding DUF5815 family protein: MSQPRVPGGDENALELPCGEVIGVDELDLGMREFECDCGETHAVVMDVHPPERFIPDFLVEVLREAIETTSEEMPEFDTPHLLGVVLEEFPEAVVAHDASENADVGYAMAWVTEFDSRRLHEVVVELVVELMEHAVSHADDDEALSAFEREMVEFEVSEFVEQYRAERDLEAEDPYA, from the coding sequence ATGTCTCAGCCCCGCGTCCCCGGCGGCGACGAGAACGCGCTGGAGCTGCCCTGCGGGGAGGTGATCGGCGTCGACGAACTGGACCTCGGGATGCGCGAGTTCGAGTGCGACTGCGGCGAGACCCACGCGGTCGTGATGGACGTCCATCCGCCGGAGCGGTTCATCCCGGACTTCCTCGTCGAGGTGCTCCGCGAGGCCATCGAAACGACGAGCGAGGAGATGCCGGAGTTCGACACGCCGCACCTGCTCGGCGTCGTCTTGGAGGAGTTCCCGGAGGCGGTCGTCGCGCACGACGCCAGCGAGAACGCCGACGTCGGCTACGCGATGGCGTGGGTGACCGAGTTCGACTCCCGTCGGCTCCATGAGGTCGTCGTCGAACTCGTCGTCGAGCTGATGGAACACGCCGTGAGCCACGCCGATGACGACGAGGCGCTGTCGGCGTTCGAACGGGAGATGGTCGAGTTCGAGGTGAGCGAGTTCGTCGAGCAGTACCGGGCGGAGCGCGACCTCGAAGCCGAGGACCCGTACGCCTGA